The following proteins come from a genomic window of Nicotiana tomentosiformis chromosome 12, ASM39032v3, whole genome shotgun sequence:
- the LOC138903266 gene encoding uncharacterized protein: protein MVSVKAAFNINVSHSKCKRANRMILEKMEGSFADDYNKLEAYVNELRYSNPGTDVVINISKDALDSDFDSLEGLHTQKERKISDKLADYKELHKSMTFKDIPEARKFINMYSLANGYGLKQLKSCPQKLMYICLDKKCPFVCHISKDSKGPGVKFKTLREEHKCNIAYDNHIVDRANRMILEKMEGSFADDYNKLEAYANELRYSNPGTDVGLIDSVKLVLLEAYHRYCYLWWAAWSTYEEDFKDKLRNIGQLDEDGKDAVEDLMRYPPQSWRRAYFDTVCKNYSVDNNLIESFNSWIKEARFKQIIKILEDIRVKVMNMLREHEYVVMTWSNDFNPKPCNCISNT from the exons ATGGTAAGTGTAAAAGCTGCATTTAACATCAATGTTAGCCATTCAAAATGTAAGAGAGCCAATAGAATGATTCTGGAGAAAATGGAGGGTAGTTTTGCAGATGATTATAACAAGCTTGAGGCTTATGTTAATGAATTAAGGTATAGTAATCCAGGAACTGATGTGGTGATTAACATATCAAAGGACGCACTTG ATAGTGATTTTGATTCATTAGAAGGACTTCATACACAAAAAGAGAGGAAGATATCTGATAAGTTGGCTGATTATAAGGAGTTACACAAGTCCATGACATTCAAAGACATTCCAGAAGCTAGAAAATTCATCAACATGTATTCCCTTGCTAATGGTTATGGGTTAAAACAACTTAAGAGTTGCCCCCAAAAGCTTATGTACATATGTTTGGATAAAAAATGCCCTTTTGTTTGTCATATTTCTAAAGACTCTAAAGGTCCTGGTGTTAAATTCAAGACTTTAAGGGAAGAACACAAGTGTAATATTGCATATGATAACCACATAGTAGAT AGAGCCAACAGAATGATTCTGGAGAAAATGGAGGGTAGTTTTGCAGATGATTATAACAAGCTTGAGGCTTATGCTAATGAATTAAGGTATAGTAATCCAGGAACTGATGTG GGTTTGATTGATTCAGTCAAGTTGGTTCTTCTTGAGGCATACCACAGATATTGT TACCTCTGGTGGGCTGCATGGAGCACATATGAAGAAGATTTTAAAGACAAATTAAGGAATATAGGACAATTGGATGAAGATGGTAAGGATGCTGTTGAAGATTTGATGAGGTACCCACCCCAGAGTTGGAGAAGAGCATACTTTGACACTGTTTGTAAGAACTACTCAGTTGATAACAACCTAATCGAGTCCTTCAATTCATGGATAAAGGAAGCAAGATTCAAGCAAATTATCAAGATACTTGAGGATATTAGAGTAAAGGTTATGAACATGCTAAGGGAACATGAATATGTTGTAATGACATGGAGTAATGACTTCAATCCCAAACCATGCAATTGTATATCCAATACTTGA